A region of Pseudorasbora parva isolate DD20220531a chromosome 14, ASM2467924v1, whole genome shotgun sequence DNA encodes the following proteins:
- the pdgfba gene encoding platelet-derived growth factor beta polypeptide a isoform X2 → MHSNGTHKRLPRSLSVQVAQQAMCKVRTEVMEVTRSMLDRRNANFMLWPPCVEVQRCSGCCNTRIVQCMPVVIETRYLQMTKIQFINRQPVYEKVVIPVEDHVTCSCQSVPSAHSPRLQTTPLPPSRLHPKVTQPKTQSKEELHRHDELKHNQRLHLEEKESQELQWQSKNTVTHTQGYRQSPSQHILTHTAVYVSRGDVPTRQTTLGDPQMMSDATQAEEVKPEHSGDGMAKKTQQHYDKHLQEDQQPKPQQPQDKTTPQQPKYNASHNPVQSEHSMPHSSQIDTFSRTYSHVEVIGQSSGLSEVLSHHSDQSEVRKHHHHHHQTEANNQNMQDKEQQQETQHHLRHQHHRHHQLHQHTTQAVSKQQTSTQKTVTQAPPTTPSAPQTPPPLQPPRKRRRKHRKRMSKASMRAMIMVMS, encoded by the exons ATGCACTCTAACGGAACACACAAGCGTCTTCCCAGAAGCCTCA GCGTTCAGGTGGCCCAGCAGGCCATGTGCAAGGTGAGAACAGAAGTTATGGAAGTGACCCGTTCCATGCTGGACAGACGGAACGCCAACTTCATGTTGTGGCCTCCGTGTGTGGAGGTGCAGAGATGTTCAGGCTGCTGCAACACACGCATTGTACAATGCATGCCAGTCGTCATTGAAACACGATATTTACAG ATGACGAAAATCCAGTTTATCAACCGACAACCAGTTTACGAGAAGGTTGTGATACCCgtggaggatcatgtgacttgTAGCTGTCAATCAGTCCCTTCTGCACACAGCCCACGGCTCCAGACCACACCTCTTCCTCCGTCCAGACTCCACCCTAAAGTAACGCAACCAAAGACCCAGTCGAAAGAGGAGCTACATCGCCATGATGAACTTAAACATAATCAGAGGCTCCAtttggaggagaaagagagTCAGGAGCTACAATGGCAGTCCAaaaacacagtcacacacacacagggctaCCGACAAAGCCCGTCCCAACATATACTTACACACACGGCAGTTTATGTGAGCAGAGGAGATGTTCCCACCAGACAAACCACATTAGGAGATCCACAAATGATGAGTGACGCAACACAAGCAGAGGAGGTGAAACCAGAACACAGTGGGGATGGCATGGCGAAAAAGACACAACAGCATTACGACAAACATCTGCAAGAGGATCAGCAGCCAAAACCACAGCAACCACAGGATAAAACCACACCACAGCAACCAAAATACAATGCTTCCCACAATCCCGtccaatcagagcacagcaTGCCACACAGTAGCCAAATAGACACTTTTAGTCGCACTTACAGCCACGTTGAGGTGATCGGCCAATCCAGCGGCTTATCAGAAGTGCTAAGCCATCactctgaccaatcagaagtTAGAAaacatcaccaccaccaccaccaaacAGAAGCAAATAATCAAAATATGCAAGATAAGGAACAGCAGCAAGAAACACAACATCATCTCCGTCACCAACACCACCGACACCATCAGCTTCACCAACATACAACACAAGCAGTTAGCAAACAACAGACAAGCACACAAAAAACAG TGACGCAAGCTCCTCCCACCACTCCCTCAGCCCCACAGACTCCGCCCCCTCTCCAGCCCCCACGGAAGCGACGACGGAAACATCGGAAGAGGATGAGCAAGGCCTCCATGAGAGCGATGATAAT GGTAATGTCCTGA